The following are encoded together in the Tripterygium wilfordii isolate XIE 37 chromosome 3, ASM1340144v1, whole genome shotgun sequence genome:
- the LOC119988417 gene encoding crocetin glucosyltransferase, chloroplastic-like → MSEQPHILLVSFPAQGHINPTLQLADRLFRIGLQVTFATSFSAHKHISKTQNTPPGLSILCFSDGYDQGFTLGHGSGNFMSQFKLHGMKNLKHLILDINSQGARRPITHIIYCHLVYWASIVARELHIPSTMLWNQAATVLGIYYHNFHGYEDFIRENVNKASFSVTFPGLHPLSIRDLPSFFHPSNEHVFVLPLLKQQFEILDDKETSTKVLVNTFDALESETLKALNEYPAIGVGPLIPSSFLDGRDLSDNSKEYMKWLSSKASNSVIYVSFGSLSVLAKPQMEEIARALIDTGHPFLWVIRETDKEKELSCRGELEKQGMIVPWCSQVEVLSHPSIGCFMSHCGWNSTFESLTCGIPMVGFPQWADQATNVKLVQDVWKTGVRVAERNDGLVEADDIKRCLDLVMGSNERGEEMRLNANKWKELAREATMEGGSSDKNLRTFVDEVLRG, encoded by the coding sequence ATGAGTGAACAACCACACATCCTCTTAGTCTCATTCCCTGCACAAGGCCACATAAACCCAACTCTCCAACTCGCCGACCGACTCTTCCGAATCGGCCTTCAAGTCACCTTCGCCACGAGCTTCTCCGCCCACAAACACATCTCAAAAACCCAAAATACCCCTCCAGGCCTCTCTATTCTCTGCTTCTCCGATGGCTACGACCAGGGCTTCACTCTTGGGCATGGTTCCGGTAATTTCATGTCCCAGTTTAAACTTCACGGCATGAAAAATCTCAAGCATCTCATTCTGGACATCAACAGCCAAGGCGCCCGGCGTCCCATTACTCACATAATTTACTGTCATCTTGTTTATTGGGCGTCAATTGTGGCGCGAGAGCTTCACATTCCGTCgacgatgctttggaatcaagCAGCTACTGTTCTTGGTATTTACTACCATAATTTCCATGGCTATGAAGATTTCATCAGAGAAAACGTGAACAAAGCCTCGTTTTCGGTTACCTTTCCGGGTCTACATCCGTTAAGTATCCGTgaccttccttctttttttcatcctTCAAATGAACATGTCTTTGTTCTGCCGTTATTGAAGCAGCAGTTCGAGATTCTCGATGACAAGGAGACCAGTACAAAAGTACTTGTCAATACTTTTGATGCACTAGAATCGGAGACCTTAAAAGCTCTTAACGAGTATCCTGCAATTGGTGTTGGGCCTTTGATTCCATCTTCTTTTCTGGACGGACGAGATTTGTCTGATAATTCAAAGGAATACATGAAGTGGTTGAGCTCGAAGGCTTCAAATTCAGTGATTTATGTATCATTTGGAAGCCTCTCTGTTTTGGCAAAGCCTCAGATGGAAGAAATTGCTCGCGCTCTGATCGATACAGGACACCCATTTTTATGGGTCATAAGAGAAACAGATAAAGAAAAGGAATTGAGTTGCAGAGGAGAGTTGGAGAAACAGGGGATGATAGTTCCATGGTGTTCTCAAGTGGAAGTTCTGTCACATCCATCAATTGGATGCTTTATGAGTCATTGTGGGTGGAATTCAACTTTTGAGAGCTTGACTTGTGGGATTCCAATGGTGGGATTTCCACAATGGGCTGATCAAGCAACAAATGTGAAGTTAGTCCAAGATGTGTGGAAAACAGGGGTGAGAGTTGCAGAGAGAAATGATGGGTTAGTTGAAGCAGATGACATTAAGAGGTGTTTGGATCTGGTTATGGGGAGTaatgagagaggagaagagatgaGATTAAACGCCAATAAATGGAAGGAATTGGCAAGAGAAGCTACTATGGAGGGTGGCTCTTCGGACAAGAATCTCAGGACTTTTGTGGACGAGGTTTTGAGAGGATGA
- the LOC119988264 gene encoding UDP-URONIC ACID TRANSPORTER 1, which produces MSPSKKHAIFISSLIILWYSSNIGVLLLNKLLLSNYGFRFPIFLTMCHMTACAVLSYISIVFMKVVPLQSVKSRSQFLKIATLSIVFCGSVVGGNISLRFLPVSFNQAVGATTPFFTALFAYLMTFKREAWVTYGALVPVVLGCVIASGGEPGFHLYGFIMCISATAARAFKSVLQGILLSSEGEKLNSMNLLLYMSPIAVIVLLPAALVMEPNVIEVTLSLGKQHKFMWLLLLVNSTMAYSANLSNFLVTKHTSALTLQVLGNAKGAVAVVISILLFRNPVTFVGIAGYTMTVSGVVAYGEAKRRFR; this is translated from the exons ATGTCACCGTCAAAGAAGCACGCCATTTTCATATCTTCTCTCATAATCCTCTGGTATTCCTCAAACATTGGAGTCCTTCTCCTGAACAAGCTCTTGCTCTCCAACTATGGCTTCAGGTTCCCAATCTTCCTCACAATGTGTCACATGACGGCCTGTGCAGTCCTCAGCTACATCTCCATTGTTTTTATGAAGGTTGTTCCTCTCCAGAGTGTCAAATCAAGGTCACAATTCCTTAAGATTGCAACTTTGAGCATTGTGTTTTGTGGGTCTGTTGTGGGTGGAAATATCTCGTTGAGGTTCTTGCCCGTATCTTTCAATCAGGCTGTCGGTGCTACGACGCCTTTCTTTACGGCTTTATTCGCGTACTTGATGACCTTCAAGAGAGAGGCTTGGGTCACTTATGGCGCTCTTGTGCCCGTTGTTCTTGGCTGTGTGATTGCTAGTGGG GGTGAACCGGGTTTCCACTTGTATGGATTCATTATGTGCATAAGTGCCACTGCTGCAAGGGCCTTCAAGTCGGTTCTTCAGGGTATCCTGCTTTCTTCGGAAGG AGAAAAGTTGAACTCGATGAATTTGCTGCTGTACATGTCCCCAATTGCCGTTATAGTTTTATTGCCAGCGGCACTCGTAATGGAACCCAATGTGATAGAGGTTACTTTATCGCTTGGCAAGCAACACAAATTTATGTGGCTTCTTCTTCTCGTTAATTCAACAATGGCCTACTCAGCAAATTTGTCCAACTTCTTGGTGACTAAACACACAAGTGCCCTGACACTTCAG GTATTAGGCAATGCAAAAGGAGCTGTAGCTGTTGTGATCTCTATACTCCTGTTCCGAAACCCTGTCACATTCGTGGGCATTGCTGGCTATACGATGACTGTCTCGGGCGTTGTCGCGTATGGAGAAGCGAAGCGAAGGTTTAGATGA
- the LOC119995375 gene encoding crocetin glucosyltransferase, chloroplastic-like, with amino-acid sequence MSKPHILIVTFPGQGHINPTLQFAKRLTRTGAHVTFAATISAHRRMLKDQTTTPKGLSFATFSDGCDQGFNPNVNFEHFIFQFMQYGIQSFRNLIMTINQDRPITRVVYSLLLPWVVTVAREVHIPSTFLWNQPAALLNIYYRYFNGYEGLIKEKAVNDPSFSVELPGLPPLTSIDLPSFFLPSNVYAFALPLIKEHFEVLNSETKPKVLVNTFDELEFETLQALEKYNLVGVGPLIPSAFLDETDPSDTCFGGDLFEKGSNDYSDWLNSKDSGSVVYVSFGSMSVLAKSQMEEMALALLHTGRPFLWVIREQEGEELSCRGDLEKQGMIVPWCSQVEVLSHSSIGCFVSHCGWNSTSESLSCGVPMVGFPQWTDQPTNAKLVQDVWKTGVRVAERNDGLVEADEIKRCLDLVMGSNERGEVIRRNAKKWKALAKMAAMEGGSSDKHLKTFAEEAAQE; translated from the coding sequence ATGTCGAAACCACACATTCTCATCGTAACATTCCCTGGACAAGGCCACATTAACCCAACTCTCCAGTTCGCCAAACGCCTTACCCGCACCGGTGCACACGTCACCTTCGCCGCAACCATCTCGGCCCACCGCCGTATGCTCAAAGACCAAACTACTACTCCCAAAGGCTTGTCTTTCGCCACCTTCTCTGACGGTTGCGACCAAGGCTTTAACCCAAATGTTAACTTCGAACACTTCATATTTCAGTTCATGCAGTACGGCATTCAAAGTTTCAGAAACCTCATCATGACGATCAATCAAGACCGTCCGATTACTCGTGTGGTTTACTCTCTACTACTTCCTTGGGTTGTCACTGTGGCGCGTGAGGTTCACATTCCTTCCACGTTTCTTTGGAACCAGCCAGCTGCTCTACTCAACATATATTATCGTTACTTCAACGGTTATGAAGGTTTGATTAAGGAGAAAGCCGTTAATGACCCCTCGTTTTCAGTTGAATTGCCGGGACTGCCGCCGTTGACTAGCATTGACCTTCcctccttttttcttccttcaaatGTTTATGCgtttgcactccctttgattaaGGAGCATTTCGAGGTACTGAATTCTGAAACCAAACCGAAAGTACTTGTGAACACTTTCGATGAACTAGAATTCGAGACGTTGCAAGCTTTGGAAAAGTACAATTTGGTTGGCGTTGGGCCTTTGATTCCATCTGCTTTTCTGGACGAAACAGATCCCTCCGATACTTGCTTTGGTGGTGATTTGTTCGAAAAAGGATCCAATGATTACTCAGATTGGCTGAATTCAAAAGATTCAGGATCTGTGGTTTATGTCTCATTTGGAAGTATGTCTGTGCTGGCGAAGTCTCAAATGGAAGAAATGGCACTTGCCTTGCTTCATACCGGAAGGCCATTTTTGTGGGTTATAAGAGAACAAGAGGGAGAAGAGTTGAGTTGCAGGGGAGACTTGGAGAAACAGGGGATGATAGTGCCGTGGTGTTCACAGGTTGAAGTTCTGTCTCATTCTTCGATCGGATGCTTTGTGAGTCATTGTGGGTGGAATTCGACTTCTGAGAGCTTGAGTTGTGGGGTTCCGATGGTGGGATTTCCACAGTGGACTGATCAACCGACGAATGCGAAGCTTGTCCAAGATGTGTGGAAAACAGGGGTGAGGGTTGCAGAAAGAAATGATGGGTTAGTTGAAGCTGATGAGATTAAGAGGTGTTTGGATTTGGTTATGGGGAGTAATGAAAGAGGAGAAGTGATTAGAAGAAATGCCAAGAAATGGAAGGCATTGGCAAAAATGGCTGCCATGGAAGGTGGGTCTTCAGACAAGCATCTCAAGACATTTGCGGAAGAGGCTGCACAAGAATAG
- the LOC119987050 gene encoding mitochondrial acidic protein MAM33, translated as MSRATPILSKARKTLQDLELLKVLQSEINHELSSTPVQTSQSGSLGDFVVDWDSPGSLDVVLRRKYESGEEVAVSALLGPVRLAEVGDFPSDAFMKVCIKKPGLSSILQFDCGVFGKGGNVSEFDVHNAYYLKSVACPSPSVYRGPLYSTLDPQLQDTLKEYLETKGIGKNLTSFLLHYLHRKEQGQYVNWLQKLEAFVAKED; from the exons ATGTCTCGGGCGACCCCAATCCTGAGTAAGGCACGCAAAACGCTTCAAGATCTTGAATTGCTTAAGGTCTTACAGTCTGAAATCAATCACGAACTCTCCTCCACTCCCGTGCAG ACCAGTCAAAGTGGCTCTTTGGGTGATTTTGTGGTGGACTGGGATTCACCAGGGTCCCTAGATGTGGTTTTGCGGAGAAAATATGAGTCTGGTGAGGAGGTTGCCGTTTCAGCTTTATTGGGTCCTGTGAGGCTTGCAGAAGTGGGTGACTTTCCGAGCGATGCTTTTATGAAGGTATGCATAAAAAAACCTGGCTTGAGCTCCATATTGCAGTTTGACTGTGGAGTTTTTGGAAAAGGTGGCAATGTCTCAGAATTTGACGTCCATAATGCCTACTATCTCAAGTCAGTAGCTTGTCCAAGCCCTTCAGTTTACAGAGGCCCCTTATACAG CACTTTAGATCCTCAACTACAAGATACACTCAAGGAATATCTAGAAACCAAGGGAATCGGAAAAAACCTAACTTCCTTCCTGCTCCATTACCTACACAGAAAAGAGCAAGGTCAATATGTGAACTGGTTACAGAAGCTTGAAGCATTTGTGGCAAAGGAAGACTGA
- the LOC119988310 gene encoding putative calcium-transporting ATPase 11, plasma membrane-type → MERYLKRFEVEHKNPSVEALSRWRSAVTVVKNPARRFRMVADLVKRREAEKKRLKLQEQIRVALYVQKAALQFIDAGGPSHEYKLSDEVKEAGFGVDPDELASIVSSHDIKRLKDNGGVEGIAEKVSVSLSEGVQERELPTREKIYGLNQYTEKPPRTFLMFVWDALQDLTLIILMICALVSIGVGIPTEGWPKGLYDGLGILLSILLVVMVTAISDYKQSLQFRDLDKEKKKISVQVTRDGYRQEVSIYDLVVGDIVHLSIGDQVPADGVFISGYSFLIDESSLSGESEPVHVYNGRPFLLSGTKVQDGSGKMLVTTVGMRTEWGKLMETLSEGGEDETPLQVKLNGVATIIGKIGLAFASLTFIVLTARFLVGKAIHNELTDWSSSDALTLLNYFAIAVTIIVVAVPEGLPLAVTLSLAFAMKKLMNDKALVRHLSACETMGSASCICTDKTGTLTTNHMVVNKIWACRKTEDIKAHRVGDYLNLKISDGVVAILLQAIFQNTSSEVVIDKEGKQSILGTPTESALLEFGLLLGGDFSAQRRQCKILKVEPFNSVKKKMTVLVAPLEGGFRAFCKGASEIVLKMCDKVVDDSGEVVVLSEEQERNVSDVINGFASEALRTLCLAFKDLDDTSDKNSIPEDGYTLIAVVGIKDPVRPGVKEAVQTCLAAGITVRMVTGDNINTAKAIAKECGILTEDGEAIEGPEFRSLPHDVMRQKIPKIQVMARSLPLDKHTLVTQLRQMGEVVAVTGDGTNDAPALHEADIGLAMGLAGTEVAKESADVIIMDDNFSTIVNVARWGRAVYINIQKFVQFQLTVNVVALIINFVSACISGSAPLTAVQLLWVNMIMDTLGALALATEPPNEGLMKRPPVGRGTSFITKTMWRNIIGQSIYQLAVLGVLNFGGKHLLGLSGLDATTVLNTLIFNSFVFCQVFNEINSRDIEKINIFRGMFDSWVFLAIILITVVFQVIIVEFLGTFASTVPLSWQYWLLSVAIGAVSLPIAVLLKCIPVESTAAKHHDGYDALPSGPELA, encoded by the exons ATGGAGCGGTATTTGAAGAGATTCGAGGTGGAGCACAAAAATCCATCAGTGGAAGCTCTGAGCAGATGGAGATCCGCGGTAACGGTCGTGAAGAACCCCGCCCGCCGATTTCGTATGGTCGCTGATCTCGTCAAGCGAAGAGAGGCGGAGAAGAAAAGGCTAAAACTCCAG GAACAAATACGAGTGGCTCTTTATGTACAGAAAGCGGCACTGCAGTTCATCGATG CTGGTGGTCCATCCCATGAATACAAGTTGTCAGATGAGGTTAAGGAGGCAGGTTTTGGTGTAGACCCCGATGAGCTTGCATCTATTGTTAGCAGCCATGATATTAAGCGCTTGAAAGACAATGGTGGAGTTGAAGGAATTGCAGAGAAAGTATCCGTATCACTTAGTGAAGGTGTCCAAGAAAGAGAATTACCTACCAGGGAAAAGATCTACGGCCTCAATCAATATACAGAAAAACCTCCCAGAACCTTTTTGATGTTTGTATGGGACGCACTACAAGACCTGACACTAATTATTCTTATGATTTGTGCTCTAGTTTCTATAGGCGTAGGAATCCCCACTGAAGGATGGCCGAAGGGTTTGTATGATGGATTGGGAATCTTACTCAGTATATTATTGGTGGTCATGGTTACTGCTATTAGTGACTACAAGCAGTCCTTGCAATTCAGAGATTTGgataaggagaagaaaaagatttctgtTCAAGTCACTCGGGATGGTTATAGACAAGAAGTCTCCATCTATGACTTGGTCGTGGGAGATATAGTTCATTTATCAATCGGGGACCAAGTTCCAGCTGATGGGGTATTTATATCCGGATACAGCTTTCTTATTGATGAGTCAAGCTTGTCAGGAGAGAGTGAACCAGTTCATGTATACAATGGAAgaccttttcttctttcaggAACCAAAGTTCAAGATGGGTCTGGAAAGATGCTGGTTACGACAGTTGGTATGAGGACAGAATGGGGGAAGTTGATGGAAACCTTGAGTGAGGGTGGAGAAGATGAGACACCACTGCAGGTGAAGCTAAATGGTGTTGCTACAATTATTGGAAAAATTGGTTTGGCTTTTGCTTCACTGACCTTTATTGTACTTACTGCGAGGTTTCTGGTGGGGAAAGCGATTCATAATGAGTTGACAGATTGGTCTTCGAGTGATGCATTGACACTTTTGAACTACTTTGCCATTGCAGTTACTATAATTGTTGTTGCTGTACCAGAAGGATTACCACTGGCTGTGACACTTAGCCTTGCCTTTGCAATGAAGAAATTAATGAATGACAAGGCCCTTGTAAGACATCTGTCTGCATGTGAGACAATGGGTTCTGCTAGTTGTATCTGCACAGATAAGACGGGGACATTAACCACAAACCATATGGTGGTTAATAAGATATGGGCATGCAGAAAAACTGAAGACATCAAAGCTCACAGGGTTGGAGATTATTTGAACTTGAAAATATCTGATGGTGTTGTAGCTATTCTTTTGCAGGCTATATTTCAAAATACTAGCTCTGAAGTAGTCATAGATAAAGAGGGAAAGCAAAGCATTTTGGGAACACCAACTGAATCTGCACTATTGGAGTTTGGCTTGCTTTTAGGAGGGGATTTCAGTGCACAGCGTAGACAATGCAAAATACTTAAAGTTGAGCCTTTCAattcagtaaaaaaaaagatgacTGTTCTTGTGGCACCTCTTGAGGGTGGTTTCAGGGCTTTCTGCAAGGGTGCATCAGAAATAGTATTAAAAATGTGTGACAAGGTTGTTGATGACAGTGGAGAAGTTGTTGTTCTGTCTGAAGAACAGGAGAGGAATGTCTCTGATGTGATTAATGGCTTTGCCTCTGAAGCTCTGAGAACTCTCTGCTTGGCTTTTAAAGATCTGGATGACACTTCTGATAAAAACAGCATCCCTGAGGATGGCTATACATTGATAGCAGTTGTTGGAATCAAGGATCCAGTGCGACCTGGAGTCAAGGAAGCAGTTCAAACTTGTTTAGCAGCTGGAATTACTGTACGTATGGTCACTGGTGACAACATAAACACAGCGAAAGCCATAGCAAAGGAATGTGGTATATTGACAGAGGATGGTGAAGCCATAGAAGGACCAGAGTTCCGTAGCTTGCCTCATGATGTTATGAGGCAAAAAATACCGAAAATTCAG GTAATGGCTCGGTCGTTGCCTTTGGACAAGCACACATTGGTAACCCAGTTGAGGCAAATGGGAGAGGTCGTCGCAGTGACTGGTGATGGAACCAATGATGCTCCAGCTTTGCATGAGGCAGATATTGGACTTGCTATGGGCCTAGCAGGAACAGAG GTTGCCAAAGAAAGTGCTGACGTCATCATAATGGATGACAATTTTTCAACTATTGTAAATGTAGCAAGATGGGGACGTGCAGTATATATCAATATTCAAAAGTTTGTGCAGTTCCAGTTAACTGTCAATGTTGTTGCTCTCATAATCAATTTTGTTTCTGCATGCATCTCTG GATCTGCACCCTTAACTGCTGTGCAGTTACTCTGGGTAAACATGATTATGGACACTCTCGGTGCACTAGCTCTGGCGACAGAGCCTCCAAATGAGGGACTGATGAAAAGGCCTCCAGTTGGTAGGGGCACAAGTTTCATCACCAAGACAATGTGGAGGAATATAATTGGTCAGAGCATATATCAACTCGCTGTCCTTGGAGTCCTCAATTTTGGTGGGAAGCACCTACTGGGACTCAGTGGCTTAGATGCTACTACAGTGCTTAATACTTTGATATTCAATTCATTCGTATTTTGCCAG GTGTTCAATGAAATAAACAGCCGTGATATAGAGAAGATTAACATATTCCGCGGCATGTTTGATAGCTGGGTATTTTTGGCAATCATATTAATAACAGTGGTTTTTCAAGTGATCATAGTTGAGTTCCTGGGAACTTTTGCCAGCACTGTGCCACTAAGCTGGCAATATTGGCTTCTCAGCGTCGCGATAGGCGCTGTTAGCTTGCCTATTGCAGTCTTGCTGAAATGCATCCCTGTTGAAAGTACAGCGGCTAAGCACCATGATGGTTATGATGCGCTCCCTTCTGGTCCAGAATTGGCTTGA
- the LOC119989572 gene encoding UDP-glycosyltransferase 75C1-like, with amino-acid sequence MNTLIASQPINQPRMSKPHILIVTFPGQGHINPTLQFAKRLIRTGATVTFATTISAHRRMPKDQTTTPKGLSFATFSDGCDQGFKPNDDIEHFMFQFKHYGIQNLRTLITTINQDRPITRVVYSLLLPWVATVASEFHIPSTLLWNQPAALLNIYYRYFNGYGGLIKERVVNDPSFSVELPGLPPLTSVDLPSFFLPSNVYAFALPLFKEHLEILNSETNPKVLVNTFDELEFETLKALDKYNLVGVGPLIPSAFLDETDPSDTCFGGDLFKKGSNDYTDWLNSKDSGSVVYVSFGSLSVLAKPQMEEMARALLHTGRPFLWVIREQEGEGTEKEELSCRGDLEKQGMIVPWCSQVEVLSHSSIGCFVSHCGWNSTFESLTCGVPMVGFPQWTDQPTNAKLVQDVWKTGVRVAERDDGLVETDEIKRCLDLVMGSNEGGEEIRRNAKKWKALAKKAAMEGGSSDKHLKTFVEEAAQE; translated from the coding sequence ATGAATACACTCATCGCCAGCCAACCAATCAACCAACCAAGAATGTCGAAACCACACATCCTCATCGTAACATTCCCAGGGCAAGGCCACATTAACCCAACTCTCCAGTTCGCCAAACGCCTTATCCGCACCGGTGCAACCGTCACCTTCGCCACAACTATCTCCGCCCACCGCCGCATGCCCAAAGACCAAACTACCACTCCCAAAGGCTTGTCTTTCGCCACCTTCTCTGACGGTTGCGACCAAGGCTTTAAACCAAACGATGACATTGAACACTTCATGTTTCAGTTCAAGCATTACGGCATTCAAAATCTCAGAACCCTCATCACGACTATCAATCAAGACCGTCCCATTACACGCGTTGTATACTCTCTACTACTTCCTTGGGTTGCCACTGTGGCGAGTGAGTTTCACATTCCTTCAACGCTTCTCTGGAATCAGCCAGCTGCTCTACTCAACATATATTATCGTTACTTCAACGGTTATGGAGGCTTGATTAAGGAGAGAGTCGTTAATGACCCCTCCTTTTCAGTTGAATTACCGGGACTGCCGCCGTTGACTAGCGTTGACCTTCCCTcgttttttcttccttcaaatGTTTACGCGTTTGCACTCCCTCTGTTTAAGGAGCATCTGGAGATATTAAACTCTGAAACCAATCCGAAAGTACTTGTGAACACTTTCGATGAATTAGAATTCGAGACGTTGAAAGCTTTGGACAAGTACAATTTGGTTGGCGTTGGGCCTTTGATTCCATCTGCTTTTCTGGACGAAACAGATCCCTCCGATACTTGCTTTGGTGGTGATTTGTTCAAAAAAGGATCCAATGATTACACAGATTGGTTGAACTCAAAAGATTCAGGATCTGTGGTTTATGTCTCATTTGGAAGTCTGTCTGTGCTTGCGAAGCCTCAAATGGAGGAAATGGCACGTGCTTTGCTTCATACTGGAAGGCCATTTTTGTGGGTTATAAGAGAACAAGAGGGAGAAGGTACCGAAAAAGAAGAATTGAGTTGCAGGGGAGACTTGGAGAAACAGGGGATGATAGTGCCATGGTGTTCACAAGTGGAAGTTTTGTCTCATTCTTCAATCGGATGCTTTGTGAGTCATTGTGGGTGGAATTCGACTTTTGAGAGCTTGACTTGTGGGGTTCCAATGGTGGGATTTCCACAGTGGACTGATCAACCGACAAATGCGAAGCTTGTCCAAGATGTGTGGAAAACAGGGGTGAGGGTTGCAGAGAGAGATGATGGGTTAGTTGAAACTGATGAGATTAAGAGGTGTTTGGATTTGGTTATGGGGAGTAATGAAGGAGGAGAAGAGATTAGAAGAAATGCCAAGAAATGGAAGGCATTGGCAAAAAAGGCTGCCATGGAAGGTGGGTCTTCAGACAAGCATCTCAAGACATTTGTGGAAGAGGCTGCACAAGAATAA